One segment of Streptomyces bathyalis DNA contains the following:
- a CDS encoding carbohydrate ABC transporter permease: MTTLTPAASRTTTEAAPSEPRRKRTDSESLFNRVTLGVLIALALLWLVPIAWALATSLRPPNDIATNPTSWVSDNPTLSSYQEILSAGRIQYWYLNSFITSSLTTLLAVCTTSLAAFALSRLKFRYRRPVFLVILAGVMIPPQLLMIPQFLTLQSTGMLNTYWAVILPQVPNVVSVFVFKQFFDGIPVELTDAARADGASWLRIYWQIVMPLSRPAISAVTIFVFVWSWNNFLWPLLAVTDPQMMTLPVGLNSVQDAFGLPQAQLMASAVLGALPLLTVFLFFQRRIVEGIAGTGLK, encoded by the coding sequence ATGACGACCCTCACCCCCGCGGCGAGCCGCACCACCACAGAAGCGGCACCCTCCGAGCCCCGCCGCAAGCGCACCGACTCGGAGAGCCTGTTCAACCGCGTGACGCTGGGCGTGCTCATCGCCCTCGCGCTGCTGTGGCTGGTCCCGATCGCGTGGGCCCTGGCCACGTCCCTGCGACCGCCCAACGACATCGCCACGAACCCGACTTCGTGGGTCTCGGACAACCCGACTCTCTCCTCGTACCAGGAGATCCTCTCGGCCGGGCGCATCCAGTACTGGTACCTGAACAGCTTCATCACCTCGTCGCTGACGACGCTGCTCGCGGTGTGCACCACGTCCCTGGCGGCCTTCGCGCTGTCCCGGCTGAAGTTCCGCTACCGGCGACCGGTGTTCCTGGTCATCCTCGCCGGCGTCATGATCCCGCCGCAGCTGCTGATGATTCCGCAGTTCCTGACGCTGCAGTCCACCGGGATGCTCAACACGTACTGGGCGGTGATCCTGCCGCAGGTGCCCAACGTCGTCTCCGTCTTCGTCTTCAAGCAGTTCTTCGACGGCATCCCCGTCGAGCTGACGGACGCGGCGCGCGCGGACGGCGCGAGCTGGCTGCGGATCTACTGGCAGATCGTGATGCCGCTGTCCCGCCCCGCCATATCCGCGGTGACGATCTTCGTCTTCGTGTGGTCCTGGAACAACTTCCTCTGGCCGCTGCTGGCCGTCACGGACCCGCAGATGATGACGCTGCCCGTCGGCCTCAACTCCGTACAGGACGCCTTCGGGCTGCCGCAGGCCCAGCTGATGGCCTCGGCGGTGCTCGGCGCCCTGCCGCTGCTGACCGTCTTCCTCTTCTTCCAGCGGCGGATCGTCGAAGGCATCGCGGGCACCGGCCTGAAGTGA
- a CDS encoding carbohydrate ABC transporter permease: MSTATSAGTSARTAGSTRWTASGMLLPFGAFYVMFLLGPLLYTAVAGFFNDSLVKDGPGKWVGTANYAEALGSPEFWSSLGHTLWFTVLTTVPLMLLALTLALMTDRFSRGKWFFRLAFFAPFMLPSSVIALLFMWIYADQIGLAQGVVKWFGVQAAPSWLGDPNWAMISIAVATIWWTIGFNFVIYLAALQEIPRDVHEAAAIDGAGPWQRIRLVIVPMLGRATTLVAVLQLVASLKVFDQIYMMTNGGPDDATRPSLLYIFQTGFTDGRAGYASTVALLLFLIILLISLVWFALIRRTEKEV; the protein is encoded by the coding sequence ATGAGCACGGCCACGAGTGCCGGGACCAGCGCGCGCACCGCGGGGTCCACCCGGTGGACGGCGTCCGGGATGCTGCTGCCCTTCGGCGCGTTCTACGTGATGTTCCTGCTGGGCCCGCTCCTCTACACGGCGGTCGCGGGCTTCTTCAACGACAGCCTCGTCAAGGACGGCCCCGGGAAGTGGGTCGGGACGGCGAACTACGCGGAGGCGCTGGGCTCCCCGGAGTTCTGGTCCAGCCTCGGCCACACGCTCTGGTTCACCGTGCTGACGACGGTGCCGCTGATGCTGCTCGCGCTGACGCTGGCGCTGATGACGGACCGCTTCTCGCGCGGCAAGTGGTTCTTCCGGCTGGCGTTCTTCGCCCCGTTCATGCTGCCCTCCTCGGTGATCGCTCTGCTCTTCATGTGGATCTACGCGGACCAGATCGGGCTGGCGCAGGGCGTGGTCAAGTGGTTCGGCGTGCAGGCGGCGCCGTCCTGGCTGGGTGACCCGAACTGGGCGATGATCTCGATCGCCGTCGCGACGATCTGGTGGACGATCGGCTTCAACTTCGTCATCTACCTGGCCGCGCTCCAGGAGATCCCGCGGGACGTGCACGAGGCCGCCGCGATCGACGGCGCGGGCCCGTGGCAGCGGATCCGGCTCGTGATCGTCCCGATGCTGGGGCGTGCGACCACGCTGGTGGCGGTGCTCCAACTCGTCGCGTCGCTCAAGGTCTTCGACCAGATCTACATGATGACGAACGGCGGCCCCGACGATGCCACCCGGCCGTCTCTGCTGTACATCTTCCAGACCGGCTTCACCGACGGCCGCGCAGGCTACGCCTCGACGGTCGCGCTGCTTCTCTTCCTGATCATCCTGCTGATCTCGCTCGTCTGGTTCGCGCTGATCCGGCGCACCGAGAAGGAGGTCTGA
- a CDS encoding extracellular solute-binding protein — protein sequence MGSLTAAGALGGCSSPVGQAFTGSAGPASLLNFWHPFTGGDGAQLVTMQSGFRKSSPDVELKSTTLVWGSPYYTKLTLATLGNRPPQVAITHVSRLPTLAASGLLREISSSELDEHGLKPDRFAKGAFESAHHGGKLYALPLDTHPFVLYYRTDVAKKAGLLDDKGQLTDVDGPDKFLDAMRAAKEVTGVWGGSIATVKDPATCWRLFWSLYRQLGADLVTDGGRKVVMDVGAAEEALAFIRRMSAEKLIPPGADGDGGAITLLTSGKAGFLMDGEWQLLAVQGAVKDKFDMRTFPRIFRDAPYACAADSHAFILPKAPSEKAQRADHALDFSRSMLEASLDWAKGGHIPAWQPTAKSDAYQRLLPQAHYADAAEGAAYDPAAWYSGADSNLYRRFSDVVASVVGGHTRPGPGATRMLAAAKDLAGMEAPV from the coding sequence GTGGGCTCACTCACGGCCGCGGGGGCGCTCGGCGGGTGCAGCAGCCCGGTCGGGCAGGCGTTCACGGGCTCCGCGGGGCCGGCGTCGCTGCTCAATTTCTGGCATCCGTTCACCGGCGGCGACGGCGCACAGCTGGTGACGATGCAGAGCGGCTTCCGCAAGTCCAGCCCCGACGTCGAGCTGAAGTCGACCACGCTGGTCTGGGGCTCCCCGTACTACACGAAGCTCACCCTGGCGACGCTCGGCAACCGCCCGCCGCAGGTGGCGATCACCCACGTCTCCCGGCTGCCCACGCTGGCCGCCTCCGGGCTGCTGCGGGAGATATCCAGCTCCGAGCTGGACGAACACGGCCTGAAGCCGGACCGGTTCGCCAAGGGCGCCTTCGAGTCGGCACACCACGGAGGCAAGCTCTACGCGCTGCCGCTCGACACCCACCCCTTCGTGCTCTACTACCGCACCGACGTCGCGAAGAAGGCCGGGCTCCTCGACGACAAGGGCCAGCTGACGGACGTCGACGGGCCCGACAAGTTCCTCGACGCGATGCGGGCCGCCAAGGAGGTCACCGGCGTCTGGGGCGGCTCCATCGCCACCGTCAAGGACCCCGCCACCTGCTGGCGCCTCTTCTGGTCCCTCTACCGGCAGCTCGGCGCCGACCTGGTCACCGACGGCGGCCGGAAGGTCGTCATGGACGTGGGTGCCGCGGAGGAGGCGCTCGCCTTCATCCGGCGCATGTCGGCGGAGAAGCTCATCCCGCCCGGCGCGGACGGCGACGGCGGCGCGATCACGCTCCTCACCTCGGGCAAGGCCGGGTTCCTGATGGACGGTGAGTGGCAGCTCCTGGCCGTCCAGGGAGCGGTGAAGGACAAGTTCGACATGCGGACCTTCCCGCGGATCTTCCGCGACGCCCCGTACGCGTGCGCCGCCGACTCGCACGCCTTCATCCTGCCGAAGGCACCGTCAGAGAAGGCCCAACGGGCCGACCACGCACTGGACTTCTCCCGCTCGATGCTGGAGGCGAGCCTCGACTGGGCCAAGGGCGGCCACATACCGGCCTGGCAGCCGACGGCGAAATCGGACGCGTACCAGCGGCTGCTGCCGCAGGCGCACTACGCCGACGCGGCCGAGGGAGCGGCCTACGACCCGGCCGCCTGGTACTCCGGCGCGGACAGCAACCTCTACCGGCGCTTCAGCGACGTCGTCGCCTCCGTCGTGGGCGGCCACACCCGCCCGGGCCCCGGCGCGACGCGCATGCTCGCCGCCGCGAAGGATCTGGCAGGGATGGAGGCGCCGGTATGA
- a CDS encoding LacI family DNA-binding transcriptional regulator, with protein MAGTRLKDVAERAGVSIKTVSNVVRGNVRVAEPTRQRVLSAIQELDYRPNASARHLRTGRSGVIALAVPELVQPYFAELATAVIDAAREHDVSVLIEDTGGDPAAELRVACGLSDPLIDGVLLSPQRLDQFTLARRERRVPLVLLGERDYEVPADHVLIDNVLAAQEATAHLIAGGRRRIAAVGFQSDPLFTTSQQRARGYLKALESAGLPHQPELTPLVPAFTRTDGMTAMRGLLALREPPDAVFCFSDLLASGVVRAVYDAGRTVPRDIAVIGFDDIEETRFSVPSLSTVAPDKHQVAQLAVEALLARIAGDPEAPHTTLHAEHRLVARESTA; from the coding sequence ATGGCCGGGACGAGGCTCAAGGATGTCGCGGAGCGTGCGGGCGTATCGATCAAGACCGTCTCCAACGTGGTACGCGGCAATGTGCGAGTCGCCGAGCCCACCCGTCAGCGCGTACTGAGCGCCATCCAGGAGCTGGACTACCGTCCCAACGCCTCGGCCCGCCATCTGCGCACCGGCCGCAGCGGCGTCATCGCCCTCGCCGTGCCGGAGCTCGTGCAGCCCTACTTCGCCGAACTCGCCACGGCCGTCATCGACGCCGCACGCGAGCACGACGTCTCCGTCCTGATAGAGGACACCGGCGGCGACCCGGCGGCCGAACTGCGCGTCGCCTGCGGCCTGTCCGACCCGCTCATCGACGGCGTGCTGCTCTCCCCCCAGCGGCTCGACCAGTTCACGCTCGCGCGCCGTGAACGCCGCGTGCCGCTCGTCCTGCTCGGCGAGCGCGACTACGAGGTGCCCGCCGACCACGTGCTGATCGACAACGTCCTCGCCGCGCAGGAGGCCACGGCGCATCTGATCGCGGGCGGCCGGCGCCGCATCGCCGCCGTCGGCTTCCAGTCCGACCCGCTCTTCACGACCTCGCAGCAGCGCGCACGCGGCTATCTCAAGGCCCTCGAGTCGGCCGGCCTGCCGCACCAGCCGGAGCTCACTCCCCTCGTGCCCGCGTTCACCCGTACCGACGGCATGACGGCCATGCGCGGGCTGCTGGCGCTGCGCGAGCCGCCGGACGCCGTCTTCTGCTTCTCCGACCTGCTCGCCTCGGGCGTCGTGCGGGCCGTGTACGACGCGGGTCGCACCGTGCCGCGCGACATCGCGGTGATCGGCTTCGACGACATCGAGGAGACCAGGTTCAGCGTCCCCTCCCTCAGCACGGTCGCACCCGACAAGCATCAGGTGGCCCAGCTCGCTGTCGAGGCCCTGCTCGCGCGCATAGCGGGGGACCCGGAGGCGCCGCACACGACGCTGCACGCCGAGCACCGCCTGGTCGCCAGGGAGAGCACGGCGTAG
- a CDS encoding maleylpyruvate isomerase family mycothiol-dependent enzyme gives MPPAKRSKAPARRNYDPARVRQALIGQVEAVAAAAHELTDEQRERPSGLPGWDVHRLLVHIALQIDAVPRFLAGPESKAAAPEVDLPTWALSTAGAAAELDLETREEADRAARGGAARIDDAVAQLEPVLEEAVRGDLLIPHGAGAMRMLDFTVTRLVELVVHSDDLARATGTAVTFDRQALAGTVRVLTDTLAVKAPGSSVEVRVPPFAVVQCVEGPRHTRGTPPNVVETDPLTWIRLATGRVGWEQARKAAAVSASGERADLSGLLPLLG, from the coding sequence ATGCCGCCCGCCAAACGCAGCAAGGCCCCCGCAAGGCGCAACTACGACCCCGCCCGTGTCCGCCAGGCACTCATCGGCCAGGTCGAGGCCGTCGCGGCCGCCGCGCACGAGCTGACCGACGAGCAGCGCGAACGCCCGTCAGGCCTGCCGGGCTGGGACGTGCACCGCCTCCTCGTCCACATCGCGCTGCAGATCGACGCGGTGCCCCGCTTCCTCGCCGGGCCAGAGTCGAAGGCGGCGGCCCCCGAGGTGGACCTGCCGACCTGGGCGCTCTCCACCGCCGGCGCCGCCGCCGAACTGGACCTGGAGACCCGCGAGGAGGCCGACCGCGCGGCCCGCGGCGGCGCCGCCCGCATCGACGACGCCGTCGCACAGCTGGAACCCGTGTTGGAGGAAGCGGTACGCGGCGACCTGCTGATCCCGCACGGCGCCGGGGCGATGCGGATGCTCGACTTCACCGTGACGAGGCTCGTCGAACTCGTCGTCCACAGCGACGATCTGGCCCGCGCCACCGGCACCGCCGTCACCTTCGACCGACAGGCGCTCGCCGGCACGGTACGGGTGCTCACCGACACCCTTGCCGTGAAGGCGCCGGGGTCCTCGGTCGAGGTGCGGGTGCCGCCGTTCGCCGTCGTCCAGTGCGTCGAGGGGCCGCGGCACACGCGGGGCACGCCTCCCAACGTCGTCGAGACCGATCCGCTCACCTGGATCAGGCTCGCCACCGGACGCGTCGGCTGGGAGCAGGCCCGCAAGGCGGCCGCGGTCTCCGCGAGCGGCGAACGGGCCGACCTCAGCGGCCTGTTGCCGCTGCTCGGCTGA
- the purF gene encoding amidophosphoribosyltransferase, with protein MPRGDGRLSHDLLPSEKGPQDACGVFGVWAPGEEVAKLTYFGLYALQHRGQESAGIAVSNGSQILVFKDMGLVSQVFDETSLGSLRGHIAVGHARYSTTGASVWENAQPTFRATGHGSIALGHNGNLVNTVELADLVAQQSTGSNGRASRVAATNDTDLVTALLAGQTDDDGNPLTVEQAAPVVLPQVKGAFSFVFMDEQTLYAARDAQGVRPLVLGRLERGWVVASETSALDIVGASFIREVEPGEMIAVDEDGLRSTRFAEAKPKGCVFEYVYLARPDTDIAGRNVYLSRVEMGRKLAAEAPAPDADLVIATPESGTPAAIGYAEASGIPYGSGLVKNSYVGRTFIQPSQTIRQLGIRLKLNPLKEVISGKRLVVVDDSIVRGNTQRALVRMLREAGAAEVHVRISSPPIKWPCFFGIDFATRAELIANGLTVDEIGKSLGADSLAYISIDGMTEATTIPKSQLCRACFDGEYPMPLPDPELLGKHLREPDATGAGHAAGEPGTERASVPDVDGVGSLTAGVGGTDALRRP; from the coding sequence GTGCCACGTGGTGACGGACGACTAAGTCACGATCTGCTTCCCTCCGAGAAGGGCCCCCAGGACGCATGCGGCGTCTTCGGAGTCTGGGCCCCCGGGGAAGAGGTCGCGAAGCTCACGTATTTCGGTCTGTACGCGCTGCAGCACCGCGGTCAGGAGTCCGCGGGCATCGCAGTCAGCAACGGCTCGCAGATCCTTGTCTTCAAGGACATGGGCCTTGTCTCGCAGGTCTTCGACGAGACCTCCCTCGGCTCCCTCCGCGGCCACATCGCCGTGGGTCACGCCCGCTACTCGACGACGGGCGCGTCCGTGTGGGAGAACGCCCAGCCCACCTTCCGTGCCACCGGGCACGGTTCGATCGCGCTGGGCCACAACGGCAACCTGGTCAACACCGTCGAACTCGCGGACCTCGTCGCCCAGCAGTCGACGGGCAGCAACGGCCGTGCCTCGCGCGTCGCGGCCACCAACGACACCGACCTGGTGACCGCCCTCCTCGCAGGCCAGACCGACGACGACGGCAATCCCCTCACCGTCGAGCAGGCGGCTCCCGTCGTGCTGCCCCAGGTGAAGGGCGCCTTCTCCTTCGTCTTCATGGACGAGCAGACCCTCTACGCCGCGCGCGACGCCCAGGGCGTGCGCCCCCTCGTCCTCGGCCGGCTGGAGCGCGGCTGGGTCGTCGCGAGCGAGACGTCGGCGCTGGACATCGTGGGCGCGAGCTTCATCCGCGAGGTCGAGCCGGGCGAGATGATCGCCGTCGACGAGGACGGCCTCCGCTCCACCCGGTTCGCGGAAGCGAAACCCAAGGGCTGCGTCTTCGAGTACGTCTACCTGGCCCGTCCGGACACCGACATCGCCGGGCGGAACGTTTATCTCTCCCGCGTGGAGATGGGCCGCAAGCTCGCCGCGGAGGCGCCCGCCCCCGACGCCGACCTGGTCATAGCGACACCGGAGTCCGGCACCCCCGCCGCGATCGGTTACGCCGAGGCGAGCGGCATCCCCTACGGCAGCGGCCTGGTCAAGAACAGCTACGTGGGCCGCACGTTCATCCAGCCGAGCCAGACGATCCGGCAGCTCGGCATCCGTCTGAAGCTCAATCCGCTGAAGGAGGTCATCAGCGGCAAGCGCCTCGTGGTCGTGGACGACTCGATCGTCCGCGGCAACACCCAGCGCGCCCTGGTGCGGATGCTGCGCGAGGCGGGTGCGGCCGAGGTCCATGTGCGGATCTCGTCCCCGCCCATCAAGTGGCCGTGCTTCTTCGGCATCGACTTCGCCACCCGCGCCGAGCTGATCGCGAACGGCCTGACCGTCGACGAGATCGGCAAGTCCCTGGGTGCGGACTCCCTGGCGTACATCTCCATCGACGGCATGACCGAGGCGACGACTATCCCCAAGTCGCAGCTGTGCCGCGCCTGTTTCGACGGCGAGTACCCGATGCCGCTGCCCGACCCCGAGCTGCTGGGCAAGCACCTGCGCGAACCGGACGCGACGGGCGCCGGGCACGCGGCCGGCGAACCGGGCACCGAGCGGGCCTCCGTGCCCGATGTCGACGGCGTGGGCAGCCTCACCGCGGGCGTCGGCGGCACCGATGCCCTGCGACGCCCGTAG
- the purM gene encoding phosphoribosylformylglycinamidine cyclo-ligase, which translates to MPAEPAESSGATYAAAGVDIEAGDRAVQLMKEWVKKAQRPESVGTLGGFAGLFDASVLKRYERPLLASATDGVGTKVAIAQRMDQHDSIGHDLVAMVVDDLVVCGAEPLFMTDYICVGKVVPERVAQIVKGIAEGCVLAGCALVGGETAEHPGLLGPDEYDVAGAGTGVVEADAVLGADRIRTGDAVIAMASSGLHSNGYSLVRHVLFERAGWAVERHVPEFGRTLGEELLEPTKIYSLDCLALTRTAQVHAYSHITGGGLAGNLARVVPDELQAHVDRGTWTPGAVFDLVGRAGDIERRELESALNMGVGMVAVVPQESVEVALATLTDRGVEAWVAGEITERPAGGEAVTLTGDYAA; encoded by the coding sequence ATGCCTGCCGAGCCTGCTGAATCTTCCGGCGCGACCTACGCGGCCGCCGGCGTGGACATCGAGGCCGGCGACCGCGCCGTCCAGCTCATGAAGGAGTGGGTGAAGAAGGCCCAGCGCCCCGAGTCGGTGGGCACGCTCGGCGGCTTCGCCGGGCTCTTCGACGCATCCGTGCTCAAGCGCTACGAGCGGCCCCTGCTGGCCTCTGCCACCGACGGCGTCGGCACGAAGGTCGCCATCGCTCAGCGCATGGACCAGCACGACAGCATCGGCCACGACCTGGTGGCGATGGTCGTTGACGACCTGGTGGTCTGCGGCGCCGAACCGCTCTTCATGACGGACTACATCTGCGTCGGCAAGGTCGTCCCCGAGCGCGTCGCCCAGATCGTCAAGGGCATCGCCGAGGGCTGCGTCCTGGCGGGCTGCGCCCTCGTCGGCGGTGAGACCGCCGAGCACCCGGGCCTCCTCGGCCCCGACGAGTACGACGTCGCGGGCGCCGGCACCGGCGTCGTCGAGGCCGATGCGGTGCTGGGCGCGGATCGTATCCGTACGGGGGACGCCGTGATCGCCATGGCTTCCTCCGGCCTTCACTCGAACGGGTACTCGCTGGTCAGGCATGTGCTCTTCGAGCGGGCGGGCTGGGCCGTGGAGAGGCACGTCCCGGAGTTCGGGCGCACGCTCGGCGAGGAACTGCTGGAGCCCACCAAGATCTACTCGCTGGACTGCCTCGCCCTGACGCGTACGGCGCAGGTGCATGCCTACTCGCACATCACCGGCGGTGGACTCGCGGGCAACCTCGCGCGGGTGGTGCCCGACGAACTGCAGGCGCACGTCGACCGCGGGACGTGGACGCCGGGTGCCGTGTTCGACCTGGTCGGCCGGGCCGGGGACATCGAGCGCCGTGAACTGGAGAGCGCCCTGAACATGGGCGTCGGCATGGTCGCCGTCGTGCCGCAGGAGTCGGTAGAGGTGGCGCTCGCCACCCTCACCGACCGCGGAGTCGAAGCCTGGGTGGCGGGGGAGATCACTGAACGCCCGGCGGGCGGGGAAGCGGTGACGCTCACAGGTGACTATGCAGCGTGA
- a CDS encoding DUF3073 domain-containing protein: MGRGRAKAKQTKVARQLKYNSGGTDLSRLAEELGASTSNEPPNGDRFEDDERDDDPYAQYADVYNDEEDEGESSDSSAQRRRS, from the coding sequence ATGGGGCGCGGCCGGGCCAAGGCCAAGCAGACGAAGGTCGCCCGCCAGCTGAAGTACAACAGCGGTGGGACGGACCTGTCGCGCCTGGCTGAGGAGCTGGGCGCATCGACCTCGAACGAGCCGCCGAACGGCGACCGCTTCGAGGACGATGAGCGTGACGACGACCCGTACGCACAGTACGCGGACGTGTACAACGACGAGGAGGACGAGGGCGAGTCCTCCGACTCTTCGGCGCAACGGCGCCGGAGCTGA